In one Methanobrevibacter arboriphilus genomic region, the following are encoded:
- a CDS encoding geranylgeranyl reductase family protein, with the protein MSFDYDVAIVGGGPIGSTLAYKIAKEGYKVAILDKKKEIGIPLQCAGIVSKKLMDVNEIPDNLILNSVKGAYLHSSNNTLKVEKNHTEAFIIDRIAYDKFLAERAVNNGVKFFNQYKVTYIDSDNGIIRCQNNMEVSAKIIVGADGSKSFVSSLINEKFNYFNASQYLVEINTSSRDNMINTNAVEFVDLFAISKILPGFLWCIPTSDSSFRVGLFSNNSYKDQKEILNSFLDNDERFKESSIIEKYHGKIPIFDKNKKIIKDRILLIGDAASQLKPTTGGGLIIGFDTTNLAKDAIIKSLDNDNINFLKDYEQNFKKKYAKELNYQIRVQKTLENLSDNDLDFMFTKLKEKNAEEIISKYGDMDKQSILVKEFIKRGLIFSIIPKVFFRKLISIWSL; encoded by the coding sequence ATGAGTTTTGACTATGATGTGGCTATTGTAGGTGGAGGACCTATTGGTTCAACTTTAGCTTATAAAATAGCTAAAGAAGGGTATAAAGTAGCTATTTTAGATAAAAAGAAGGAAATTGGAATTCCTTTACAATGTGCTGGTATTGTTAGTAAAAAATTGATGGATGTAAATGAAATTCCAGATAATTTAATATTAAATAGTGTTAAAGGTGCATACTTACATTCTTCTAATAATACTTTAAAAGTGGAAAAAAATCATACTGAGGCATTCATAATTGATCGAATAGCTTATGACAAGTTTTTGGCTGAAAGAGCTGTTAATAATGGTGTTAAATTTTTTAATCAATATAAGGTTACATATATTGATTCTGACAATGGTATAATCAGATGTCAAAATAATATGGAGGTTTCTGCAAAAATTATAGTTGGTGCAGATGGTTCTAAATCATTTGTTTCTAGCTTAATTAATGAAAAATTTAATTATTTTAATGCCTCTCAATATTTAGTGGAAATTAATACTTCTTCTAGAGATAATATGATTAATACTAATGCTGTTGAATTTGTTGATCTTTTTGCTATTTCTAAAATTTTACCAGGATTTTTATGGTGTATCCCAACATCAGATTCAAGTTTTAGAGTTGGTTTGTTTTCAAACAATTCATACAAGGATCAAAAAGAAATATTAAATTCTTTTTTAGATAATGATGAGAGATTTAAAGAATCTTCTATAATTGAAAAATATCATGGTAAGATACCTATTTTTGATAAAAATAAGAAAATTATAAAGGACAGAATATTACTCATTGGAGATGCTGCATCTCAATTAAAGCCTACTACTGGTGGAGGACTTATTATTGGTTTTGATACAACTAATTTAGCTAAAGATGCAATTATAAAATCTTTGGATAATGATAATATTAATTTTTTAAAAGATTATGAACAAAATTTTAAAAAGAAGTATGCTAAAGAGCTTAATTATCAGATAAGAGTCCAAAAAACTCTTGAAAATCTTTCTGATAATGATTTAGATTTTATGTTCACTAAGTTGAAAGAGAAAAATGCTGAGGAAATTATATCTAAATATGGTGATATGGATAAACAATCGATTCTTGTAAAAGAATTTATAAAAAGAGGTTTAATTTTTTCAATTATTCCGAAAGTTTTCTTTAGGAAGCTTATATCAATTTGGAGTTTATAA
- a CDS encoding PH domain-containing protein → MKHKYKPMFNRDNEKIVNENIILKGRPNFFLSCKKVFVLLIILGAVSYISPIVIDYITQMQVQLLRFVDLPLIQAATIFTFIIIFLIIIWIIWTLISWTVKEYVITDQRVTYKSGVLFQKTMHMPYSKIQDVIISQGLLGRIVSVGTVTAYSGYDESKLELSNVSNPKLVEETIFSEINKLHSYPDHSIGQNDFIRGPNFNDNSFQRDNNYQNNHIYDNNVNSGYNNYNSNYNPNLPNNNYNYNNSSDNYDESIDNLNNPSQQNYRDNDNYNNNEEYYQYKDGVDGNYNQKIKSRYISSDENQQPKRIYSPINNNDFPFLKKDNQYSKEYSKEYPNNENLNKGLNKPIYNNHNNHNVDKFIENPEEYKNSPNFNKNSEKDNDSEPINNESIPNEHSGDNTYNKDNIDSYNDNEYFDQTMNRAINNLNDGLKFRHNNGDFHNNDHDKEDIQEYSQKHNAENNPEYDHNQEHDHNHSFEYNQKNLQNYSNQMDDKDSNNKLYNDINNVNQFNEYNKKETPTSHNIQSDPRNNQYYQPNSNFNNQYPDYNRNLNNNFNNNHNQNSNQYNPNNQNNKYNYQDNYNNQNNHNQINQNRNNQGSWDNQNKHVNDRNIPENNNYNHDIQNQQMNNENKEISVIERHFRKFKK, encoded by the coding sequence TTGAAACATAAATATAAACCAATGTTTAATAGAGATAATGAAAAAATCGTTAATGAAAATATAATTTTAAAGGGAAGACCTAATTTTTTTCTTAGCTGTAAAAAGGTTTTTGTTTTATTAATAATTTTAGGAGCTGTTTCCTATATATCTCCTATTGTAATTGATTATATAACTCAAATGCAAGTTCAATTACTTAGATTTGTTGATCTTCCATTGATACAGGCAGCTACAATATTTACATTCATAATTATATTTTTGATTATTATTTGGATTATTTGGACATTAATATCTTGGACAGTAAAGGAATATGTTATAACTGATCAAAGAGTTACATATAAATCAGGAGTATTATTTCAAAAAACGATGCATATGCCTTATTCTAAAATTCAGGATGTTATCATATCTCAAGGATTGTTAGGAAGAATTGTTTCTGTTGGAACAGTTACAGCATATAGTGGATATGATGAGTCTAAATTAGAACTTAGTAATGTTAGTAATCCTAAATTGGTTGAAGAAACCATTTTTTCTGAAATAAATAAACTACATTCTTATCCTGATCATTCTATAGGACAAAATGATTTTATTAGAGGTCCTAATTTTAATGATAATAGTTTTCAAAGAGATAATAATTATCAAAATAATCATATTTATGATAATAATGTAAACTCTGGTTATAATAATTATAACTCTAATTATAATCCTAATTTACCTAATAATAATTATAATTATAATAATAGTTCTGATAATTATGATGAGAGTATTGATAATTTAAACAATCCTTCTCAACAAAATTATAGGGATAATGATAATTATAATAATAATGAAGAATATTATCAATATAAAGATGGTGTTGATGGAAATTACAATCAAAAGATTAAGTCAAGATATATATCTTCTGACGAAAACCAACAACCTAAAAGAATTTATAGTCCAATTAATAATAATGATTTTCCATTTCTTAAGAAAGATAATCAATATTCTAAAGAATATTCTAAAGAATATCCTAATAATGAGAATCTTAATAAAGGTTTAAACAAGCCTATTTATAATAATCATAATAATCATAATGTAGATAAATTTATAGAAAACCCTGAAGAATATAAAAACTCTCCGAATTTTAATAAGAATAGTGAAAAAGATAATGATAGTGAACCTATCAATAATGAGTCTATCCCTAATGAACATTCTGGAGATAATACCTATAATAAAGATAATATTGATTCATATAATGATAATGAATATTTTGACCAAACTATGAATCGTGCTATTAATAATCTTAATGATGGGTTGAAGTTTAGACATAATAACGGAGATTTTCATAATAATGACCATGATAAAGAAGATATTCAAGAATACAGTCAAAAACACAATGCAGAAAATAATCCAGAATATGACCATAATCAAGAGCATGACCATAATCATTCTTTTGAATATAATCAAAAAAACCTACAAAACTATTCTAATCAGATGGATGATAAAGATTCGAATAATAAATTGTATAATGATATTAATAATGTGAACCAATTTAATGAATATAATAAAAAAGAAACTCCAACTTCTCATAATATTCAATCTGATCCTCGAAATAACCAATATTATCAACCTAACTCTAATTTTAATAACCAATATCCAGATTATAATCGAAATTTAAATAATAATTTTAATAATAACCATAATCAAAATTCAAATCAATATAATCCCAATAACCAAAATAATAAATATAATTATCAAGATAATTACAATAATCAGAATAATCATAACCAAATTAACCAAAATCGAAATAATCAAGGTAGTTGGGATAATCAAAATAAACATGTGAATGATAGAAATATTCCTGAAAATAATAATTATAATCATGATATCCAAAATCAGCAGATGAATAATGAGAATAAAGAGATTTCTGTTATAGAAAGACACTTTAGAAAGTTCAAAAAATAG
- a CDS encoding UPF0280 family protein: MENKMKNKSIFKNKISIEETKMNVVSDIDFEKIGLDDFIINQRNILKKYIIDNPLFLKTLKPYKLKNKKNDSNPKIIKKMIEGSNIANVGPTATLAGTIAELSLDYLIKNNSNYSILDNGGDIAFLNNYSNKKVIFGIYAGNSPLSGEIGFEFKNKSKNQKMGICTSSGSVGYSISYGRSDSVTVISENASIADGLATSIGNKVNGVLDQDAVENGLIAAEKFKEHFTGALIIVGESIGTIGKLPKIVETNNEKILNSFKEE; this comes from the coding sequence ATGGAAAATAAAATGAAAAATAAATCTATATTTAAAAATAAAATATCAATAGAAGAAACAAAAATGAATGTTGTTTCAGATATTGACTTTGAAAAAATTGGATTGGATGATTTTATCATAAATCAGAGAAATATATTAAAAAAGTATATTATTGATAATCCCCTATTTTTAAAAACACTGAAACCTTATAAATTAAAAAATAAAAAAAATGATTCTAATCCAAAAATTATAAAAAAAATGATTGAAGGATCAAATATAGCTAATGTAGGTCCAACAGCTACTTTAGCAGGAACAATAGCAGAACTTTCATTGGACTATTTAATAAAAAATAATTCAAATTATTCCATATTAGATAATGGAGGAGATATAGCTTTTTTAAATAATTATTCTAATAAAAAAGTAATATTTGGAATTTATGCAGGAAATTCACCTCTAAGTGGAGAAATAGGATTTGAATTTAAAAATAAATCAAAAAATCAAAAGATGGGAATATGTACATCATCAGGGTCAGTAGGATATTCTATTAGTTATGGAAGATCTGATAGTGTTACTGTAATAAGTGAAAATGCCAGTATAGCTGATGGATTAGCTACTTCAATAGGTAACAAGGTTAATGGAGTATTAGATCAAGATGCAGTAGAAAATGGACTAATAGCTGCTGAAAAATTCAAAGAACATTTTACTGGAGCTTTAATTATAGTTGGAGAATCAATCGGAACCATAGGTAAACTTCCAAAAATTGTAGAAACTAACAATGAAAAAATTTTGAACAGTTTTAAAGAAGAATAA
- a CDS encoding proteasome-activating nucleotidase, translated as MENSQSLLNKIEDLKKEVRILKEENTKTKRNLMWKVRKLEKDKVLTENEKIRLERETKSLRGEVERFRSPPLVLATIMEILDDTRMTVKSSTGPHFVINYSKFLDEKLLVPGSRVALNQQTFSVVDVLPAEKDPNVSGMEIEEKPSVSYDSIGGLEDQVIEVKETVELPLKKPELFEKIGIEPPKGVLLYGPPGTGKTLLAKAVANETNATFIKIVASEFVKKYIGEGARMVREVFELAKEKAPSIIFIDEIDAVAAKRLKSSTSGDREVQRTLMQLLAELDGFESRGDIGIIGATNRPDILDPALLRPGRFDRFIEVPLPNEDGRKEILKIHTSKMSLSEEADIDLLATLTEGVSGADLKAICTEAGMFAIREERDEVLVADFMDAVDKIMGVEHDEEYKKEAGVMFG; from the coding sequence ATGGAAAATTCCCAATCTCTTTTAAATAAGATCGAAGATCTTAAAAAAGAAGTAAGAATATTAAAAGAAGAAAATACGAAAACTAAAAGGAATCTAATGTGGAAAGTTAGAAAACTTGAAAAAGATAAAGTTCTAACTGAAAATGAAAAGATTCGGCTTGAAAGAGAAACAAAATCTCTTAGGGGAGAAGTTGAAAGATTCAGGTCTCCTCCATTAGTCTTGGCTACTATTATGGAAATTCTTGATGATACTCGAATGACTGTGAAAAGTAGTACTGGTCCTCACTTTGTTATTAATTATTCAAAATTTTTAGATGAAAAGTTACTTGTCCCAGGTTCAAGAGTTGCTTTAAATCAGCAAACTTTTAGTGTTGTTGATGTACTTCCTGCTGAAAAGGATCCTAATGTTTCTGGAATGGAAATTGAAGAAAAACCTTCTGTTTCTTATGATTCTATTGGTGGACTTGAAGATCAAGTCATTGAAGTTAAAGAAACTGTTGAGCTTCCTCTTAAAAAACCGGAATTATTTGAAAAAATAGGTATTGAGCCACCAAAAGGAGTTCTTCTTTATGGTCCTCCTGGAACTGGTAAAACTTTACTTGCTAAAGCTGTAGCTAATGAAACTAATGCAACTTTCATTAAAATTGTTGCTTCAGAATTTGTTAAGAAATATATTGGTGAAGGAGCTAGAATGGTTCGTGAAGTATTTGAATTAGCTAAAGAAAAAGCTCCGAGTATTATTTTCATTGATGAAATTGATGCTGTTGCTGCTAAACGTCTTAAAAGCTCTACCAGTGGAGATAGAGAGGTTCAGCGTACTTTAATGCAATTACTTGCAGAACTTGATGGTTTTGAGTCTCGTGGTGATATTGGTATTATTGGTGCTACAAATAGGCCAGATATCTTAGATCCAGCACTTTTAAGACCTGGAAGATTTGATAGGTTTATAGAAGTACCTCTTCCTAATGAAGATGGTAGAAAAGAAATATTGAAAATACATACTTCTAAAATGTCTTTATCTGAAGAAGCTGATATTGACCTTCTTGCAACTCTTACTGAAGGTGTTTCTGGTGCAGATTTAAAAGCTATTTGTACTGAAGCAGGAATGTTTGCAATAAGAGAAGAAAGAGATGAAGTACTTGTAGCTGATTTCATGGACGCTGTTGATAAAATCATGGGCGTTGAACATGATGAAGAGTATAAAAAAGAAGCTGGAGTAATGTTTGGTTAA
- a CDS encoding multiprotein bridging factor aMBF1, whose translation MRCEICGQPIEEGKSKKTKIDGSIMEVCSDCSKFGIIQKEPPKPKNILNKSKGSGINRTEKKTRTPRPMYSLDEPTEELVEDFQSIVREGREKKGFSREELGEKIYEKVSVINRIESGKMVPDIKLAKKLERILNITLIEKISDMELEDFKNISSGGPTLGDIVKIKKK comes from the coding sequence ATGAGATGTGAAATTTGTGGACAACCCATAGAAGAAGGTAAGTCAAAAAAAACAAAAATTGATGGTTCTATTATGGAAGTTTGCTCAGATTGCTCTAAATTTGGTATAATTCAAAAAGAACCTCCAAAACCAAAAAATATTCTAAATAAGAGCAAAGGGAGTGGAATTAATAGAACTGAGAAAAAAACTAGAACTCCTAGACCAATGTATTCACTTGATGAACCTACTGAAGAGTTAGTTGAAGATTTTCAATCAATAGTCCGAGAAGGTCGTGAAAAGAAAGGTTTTTCAAGAGAAGAGCTTGGTGAAAAAATTTATGAAAAAGTTTCTGTTATAAATAGAATCGAATCAGGAAAAATGGTTCCAGATATAAAATTAGCTAAAAAATTAGAAAGAATATTAAATATAACTTTAATTGAAAAAATATCTGATATGGAGTTAGAAGATTTTAAAAATATATCTTCAGGTGGACCAACTCTTGGAGATATTGTTAAAATTAAGAAAAAATAA
- a CDS encoding DUF356 domain-containing protein produces the protein MALILIRGDNNSKLLNAIADIERHAQLHLIKDPQKIDGEFADSIVESILNAPLRNKSKVATAFFVREDITLAIMQIKKIHPPAHVVVVSDEYKEYSSLNKKLDDAPIFRGYYSNKAQKGTELKDYKSNISNPRHK, from the coding sequence ATGGCATTAATATTAATTCGTGGAGATAATAATTCAAAATTACTCAATGCAATTGCAGATATTGAGAGGCATGCTCAATTGCACTTAATCAAGGATCCTCAAAAGATTGATGGTGAATTTGCAGATTCTATAGTTGAAAGTATCTTAAATGCTCCTTTAAGAAATAAATCTAAAGTAGCAACTGCTTTTTTTGTTAGAGAAGATATCACTTTAGCTATAATGCAAATTAAGAAGATACATCCTCCTGCTCATGTTGTAGTGGTAAGTGATGAATATAAAGAATATAGTTCACTAAATAAAAAGTTAGATGATGCTCCTATTTTTAGAGGTTATTATTCAAACAAAGCTCAAAAGGGAACAGAACTTAAAGATTATAAATCTAATATTTCTAATCCAAGACATAAATGA
- a CDS encoding Mur ligase family protein, which produces MIDTRITIDSLARAISGNIVGASDFRSPGGFTGIFNILKDSSEGDIVIRHWIDEKGIKIASSKNVACIITEDPRGNSIDIATDLKIPLIVVKKIEEANAIALNWSIKNFVPNSKRIIISGTNGKSTTSHMIYHILKSTGANTLTNTDSKSEFNTLIDPMVPKIISEYALSNDGQLDYLVIEASEVQGWLGKLMHNHALLMTKAVNPDVGVVTNVAIDHIGLVNSIKEVFEETSGIAKGMSKGTLVLNHDDEYVFNMADFAESNVETFYFSMNSVIKDININTNINNNTNTNTNTNTNTNNNTKVNDINNIGINNINIKNVDINNTKNISSNENGIEINKSLIYDTESKSIIYKSKPILTIEELPFNSNHFIQNTLAAISACLSLNIKIKDILNGVKSYKSLKRRFRKINCNPIIIDDFAHNPEGIKATINAVANFPHQNLKIICAIRGSRGKEINEINAKAIVEALKDINSNYNTNYNHKNNNNHKNSKHKNNNKYNNNYNNEHGKNNSETLPKIKNNEKLKDKKLKDKKSKDKNINKVEIILSSSSDVVDESNFVEDFEEETFFNVLNKENISYTHYKMLKDALYNVYNSSKVDDLILLIGAQGMDPAEELLNEIFNEDN; this is translated from the coding sequence ATGATTGATACAAGGATTACTATTGATTCATTAGCTAGAGCTATTTCTGGAAATATTGTTGGAGCTTCAGATTTTAGGTCTCCTGGAGGCTTTACTGGAATTTTTAATATATTAAAAGATTCTAGTGAAGGGGATATAGTAATAAGACATTGGATTGATGAAAAGGGAATAAAAATTGCTTCTAGTAAAAATGTTGCTTGCATAATTACAGAAGATCCTAGGGGAAATTCTATAGATATAGCTACTGATTTAAAGATTCCTTTAATAGTTGTAAAAAAGATTGAAGAAGCAAATGCTATTGCTTTAAATTGGTCTATAAAAAATTTTGTTCCTAACTCTAAAAGAATAATTATTAGTGGTACTAATGGTAAATCAACAACATCTCATATGATTTATCATATATTAAAATCTACAGGAGCTAATACACTAACAAATACTGATTCAAAATCTGAATTTAATACATTAATTGACCCTATGGTCCCTAAAATTATTTCTGAATATGCTTTATCCAATGATGGTCAATTAGATTATCTTGTTATTGAAGCTTCTGAGGTTCAAGGATGGTTAGGTAAATTAATGCATAATCATGCACTTTTAATGACTAAAGCAGTTAATCCTGATGTTGGTGTAGTGACTAATGTGGCTATTGACCATATTGGTCTTGTTAATTCAATCAAAGAGGTTTTTGAAGAAACTTCAGGAATTGCTAAAGGTATGAGCAAAGGAACTTTGGTTTTAAATCATGATGATGAATATGTATTTAATATGGCAGATTTTGCTGAAAGTAATGTTGAAACTTTTTATTTCTCAATGAACTCTGTTATTAAAGATATTAATATTAATACTAATATCAATAATAATACCAATACTAATACCAATACTAATACTAATACCAATAATAATACTAAAGTTAATGATATTAATAATATTGGTATTAATAATATTAATATTAAAAATGTAGATATTAATAATACTAAAAATATTTCTAGCAATGAAAATGGTATTGAAATTAATAAATCTTTAATTTATGATACTGAAAGTAAATCTATAATATACAAATCTAAACCAATATTGACTATTGAGGAGCTTCCATTTAATAGCAATCATTTTATTCAAAATACTCTTGCAGCTATTTCAGCATGTTTATCACTTAACATTAAAATTAAAGATATATTGAATGGTGTAAAGTCTTATAAATCTCTTAAAAGAAGATTTAGGAAGATTAATTGTAATCCTATAATAATCGATGATTTTGCTCATAATCCTGAAGGTATAAAAGCAACTATTAATGCAGTAGCTAATTTTCCTCATCAAAATCTTAAAATCATCTGTGCAATTCGAGGGTCAAGAGGTAAAGAAATTAATGAAATTAATGCTAAAGCTATTGTTGAAGCTTTAAAAGATATAAATAGTAATTACAATACTAATTATAATCATAAAAACAATAATAATCATAAAAATAGTAAGCATAAAAATAATAATAAGTATAATAATAATTATAACAATGAACATGGAAAAAATAATTCTGAAACATTACCTAAAATTAAGAATAATGAAAAATTAAAAGATAAAAAATTAAAAGATAAAAAATCTAAAGATAAAAATATTAATAAAGTGGAAATAATTTTATCTAGTAGTTCTGATGTTGTTGATGAATCAAACTTTGTTGAAGATTTTGAAGAAGAAACATTCTTTAATGTGCTAAATAAAGAGAATATTAGTTATACTCATTACAAAATGCTTAAAGATGCATTATATAATGTTTATAATTCTTCTAAAGTCGATGACCTTATTTTATTAATAGGTGCTCAGGGAATGGATCCTGCTGAGGAATTATTAAATGAAATATTTAATGAGGATAACTAA
- a CDS encoding glycosyltransferase family 4 protein: protein MNYFDVLILFIISFASSVAFTYYIRKILIGANVSDNPIVSEHRHKAGTPTMGGIAFLFSVLFVASIYFKNQYILVTSLIMLTAGVAGLLDDLIGFKVKEYQKLIKNITNSPLTIGQLTLNPGEEARAATPKAKEVVDDLLAENKLELLAELPIKNEMGEIEKIIGQLVIGIFLVITGTVVTLGGFSLGPFVLIGGTTIGLLAIPVILIAVIGAINAINLIDGMDGLASGIIAIASIGCALFGFINGNPGAIFVFTLLAAVSLGFLVFNRYPASIFMGDTGSFALGAGFATAVLVTNIPYFGVLSLAVPIVSVIISLIHRAKIIRLPVEPLHHTLNYNGMSEKKIVLSYWLLTAVVCIIGLLVDYYIFI, encoded by the coding sequence ATGAACTATTTCGATGTATTGATATTATTTATAATAAGTTTTGCTTCTTCTGTTGCATTCACATATTATATACGGAAGATTTTAATTGGTGCCAATGTTTCAGACAACCCTATTGTTTCAGAACACAGGCATAAAGCTGGTACTCCTACTATGGGGGGTATAGCTTTTCTTTTTTCTGTATTGTTTGTAGCATCAATTTATTTTAAAAATCAATATATTTTAGTTACCTCTCTTATAATGCTTACAGCAGGAGTTGCTGGCCTTTTAGATGATTTGATTGGTTTTAAAGTAAAAGAGTATCAAAAATTAATAAAAAATATCACTAATTCTCCGTTAACTATTGGACAATTAACTTTAAATCCTGGTGAAGAAGCTAGAGCTGCAACTCCAAAAGCAAAGGAGGTTGTTGATGATTTATTGGCTGAAAATAAGTTAGAACTTTTGGCTGAACTTCCTATAAAAAATGAGATGGGTGAAATTGAAAAAATTATTGGTCAGCTAGTTATAGGTATATTTCTTGTCATTACTGGTACAGTTGTTACTCTTGGTGGATTTTCATTAGGTCCTTTTGTGTTGATTGGTGGAACTACAATAGGATTATTAGCTATTCCAGTTATTTTAATCGCGGTTATTGGTGCTATTAATGCTATTAATTTAATTGATGGTATGGATGGTTTAGCTAGTGGTATTATAGCTATTGCTTCTATTGGTTGTGCTTTGTTTGGTTTTATAAATGGTAATCCTGGAGCAATATTTGTTTTTACTCTTTTAGCTGCAGTTAGTCTTGGATTTTTAGTATTCAATCGTTATCCTGCTTCTATTTTTATGGGAGATACTGGTTCTTTTGCTTTAGGTGCTGGATTTGCAACAGCAGTGCTTGTAACAAATATTCCCTATTTTGGAGTCTTATCTTTGGCAGTTCCTATTGTTTCAGTTATTATCAGCTTAATTCATAGGGCAAAAATCATTCGCCTTCCTGTTGAACCTTTACATCATACTTTAAATTATAATGGAATGTCTGAAAAGAAGATAGTACTTAGTTATTGGCTTTTAACAGCGGTTGTCTGTATAATTGGGTTATTAGTTGATTATTATATTTTCATATAA